A single region of the Gopherus evgoodei ecotype Sinaloan lineage chromosome 3, rGopEvg1_v1.p, whole genome shotgun sequence genome encodes:
- the GPR84 gene encoding G-protein coupled receptor 84, whose amino-acid sequence MMANVTMDNFSCYEASIVGYRYVAVTWGVVVTVVGTLGNVLTLLAFAVDAKVQTRFNLLIVNLTLADLLYCAVLQPFSVDSYLHLHWRAGPSFCRVFGMLLFVSNSVSILTLCLIAVSRYILIANSALFNRVFSRLGVGLVALGTWVLGFASFAPLWSVFVLVPKVCTCSFHRIRGRPYTTILMAFYFVVGLSCVGIFYFLIHRKVKGASHAMDRYKLKKASVKGAYVAGASSTTPGQFVELDSGVDTGVSQPSSISEQGHTSKTLVTDNGSASAPTPAPVPAPTAQAPAVPKSLPSQPKDSNKEFRKVTRMCFVVFLFFVLSYIPFLLLNIFDAKNRAPTALHMVAANLTWLNSCINPVLYAAMNRQFREAYTRVISTISRCLWCL is encoded by the coding sequence ATGATGGCGAACGTCACCATGGATAACTTCTCGTGCTATGAGGCATCCATCGTGGGGTATCGCTACGTGGCCGTGACCTGGGGCGTGGTGGTCACCGTGGTGGGCACGCTGGGCAACGTGCTAACCCTCCTGGCCTTCGCAGTCGACGCTAAGGTGCAGACCCGCTTCAATCTGCTCATCGTCAACCTGACGCTGGCCGACCTGCTGTACTGTGCTGTGCTGCAGCCCTTCTCCGTGGACTCCTACCTGCACCTGCACTGGCGGGCCGGCCCCAGCTTCTGCCGCGTTTTCGGCATGCTGCTCTTCGTCTCCAACTCGGTCTCCATCCTGACGCTCTGCCTCATCGCCGTCAGCCGCTACATACTCATTGCCAACTCGGCCCTCTTCAACCGGGTCTTCTCCCGCCTGGGCGTAGGGCTCGTGGCCCTGGGCACCTGGGTCCTCGGCTTTGCCAGCTTTGCCCCGCTCTGGTCCGTCTTTGTGTTAGTTCCCAAAGTCTGCACTTGCAGCTTCCACCGCATCAGGGGCCGGCCCTACACCACTATCCTGATGGCCTTCTACTTTGTGGTGGGCCTCAGCTGCGTGGGCATCTTCTACTTCCTCATCCACCGCAAGGTGAAGGGGGCGTCCCACGCCATGGACCGCTACAAGCTGAAGAAGGCCAGTGTGAAGGGGGCTTACGTCGCTGGGGCCAGCTCGACCACGCCGGGCCAGTTTGTGGAGCTGGACAGTGGCGTCGACACGGGTGTCTCCCAGCCCTCCAGCATCTCGGAGCAGGGCCACACCTCCAAGACGCTGGTCACGGACAATGGCTcagcctcagcccccaccccagcccccgttCCCGCTCCCACGGCTCAGGCCCCGGCGGTGCCCAAAAGCCTGCCTTCCCAGCCCAAGGACAGCAACAAGGAGTTCCGGAAGGTCACCCGCATGTGCTTCGTGGTCTTCCTCTTCTTCGTCCTCAGCTacatccccttcctcctcctcaacatCTTTGATGCCAAGAACCGGGCGCCCACAGCGCTGCACATGGTGGCCGCCAACCTGACCTGGCTGAACAGCTGCATCAACCCGGTGCTGTACGCCGCCATGAACCGCCAGTTCCGCGAGGCCTACACCCGTGTCATCTCCACCATCTCGCGCTGCCTCTGGTGCCTctga